The proteins below come from a single Deltaproteobacteria bacterium genomic window:
- a CDS encoding helix-turn-helix transcriptional regulator produces MKRLEDLRDSKAFAERLARGDEEVIPAEVVERLVEGESPVKVWREHRGLTQEDLGEQVGLSGSYLSQIESGKREGTVKVYAALARALGVDVDDLVAADDEE; encoded by the coding sequence GTGAAGCGGCTTGAGGATCTGCGCGACAGCAAGGCCTTTGCGGAGAGACTCGCGCGTGGTGATGAGGAGGTGATTCCCGCCGAGGTGGTGGAACGTCTGGTGGAAGGGGAGAGTCCCGTCAAGGTGTGGCGGGAACACCGTGGCCTGACCCAGGAGGATCTTGGGGAGCAGGTGGGACTCAGTGGTTCGTACCTTTCCCAGATCGAATCCGGCAAGCGGGAGGGCACGGTGAAGGTCTATGCGGCCTTGGCGCGTGCTTTGGGTGTCGACGTTGACGACCTCGTGGCCGCCGACGATGAGGAGTGA
- a CDS encoding LLM class flavin-dependent oxidoreductase, translated as MKFGIQLNPQVSIDKPPETLMPTLAEQTRVADEAGFEAITMGQHYNIPGFQRLHQVPLLGRLCAEAKRASIGTATTLLGLHDPVVIAKELATIDVMNEGRSVFSFGLGYRQQELDAFNLTKKQRFDRFVEGVEIVQRLWTEEHVSFSGKAFELKDVTIGPRPLQKPRPPVWIAANGDTGVKRAARIGDGWLVGPHSAIEELKDQTALFRQAWADTGKPGAGALVMVRECFVAPTREEAVAKARPCLDKLYRDVYVKWGQDEAMTNPDELTWDFDRLARHRFILGSPEDCIEEIRSYEESLKPDLLLLRFDWTPGLEQKDILGAMELFGEKVLSEV; from the coding sequence ATGAAATTCGGTATCCAGCTCAACCCCCAGGTCTCCATCGACAAGCCCCCCGAGACCCTCATGCCCACGCTGGCGGAGCAGACACGGGTGGCCGACGAAGCCGGGTTCGAGGCTATCACGATGGGCCAGCACTACAACATCCCCGGCTTCCAGCGCCTTCACCAGGTACCGCTCCTGGGCCGCCTCTGCGCCGAAGCGAAACGGGCCAGCATCGGCACGGCCACCACGCTTCTCGGCCTCCACGACCCCGTGGTCATCGCCAAGGAGCTGGCCACCATCGACGTGATGAACGAGGGCCGCTCCGTCTTCTCCTTCGGACTCGGCTACCGGCAGCAGGAACTGGACGCCTTCAACCTCACCAAGAAGCAACGCTTCGATCGTTTCGTGGAGGGCGTCGAGATCGTCCAGCGCCTGTGGACCGAGGAGCACGTCTCGTTCTCCGGCAAGGCCTTCGAGTTGAAGGACGTCACCATCGGTCCGCGCCCGCTGCAGAAGCCGCGACCGCCCGTGTGGATAGCCGCCAACGGCGACACGGGCGTCAAGCGCGCCGCCCGCATCGGCGACGGCTGGCTCGTGGGACCCCACTCCGCCATCGAGGAACTGAAGGACCAGACCGCGCTGTTCCGCCAAGCCTGGGCCGACACCGGCAAGCCCGGTGCCGGCGCCCTCGTCATGGTCCGGGAATGCTTCGTCGCTCCCACCCGCGAAGAGGCCGTGGCCAAGGCCCGCCCCTGCCTCGACAAGCTCTACCGCGACGTCTACGTCAAGTGGGGCCAGGACGAAGCCATGACCAACCCCGACGAGCTCACCTGGGACTTCGACCGCCTCGCCCGCCACCGCTTCATCCTCGGCTCCCCCGAGGACTGCATCGAGGAAATCCGCTCCTACGAGGAATCCCTCAAACCGGATCTGCTGCTGCTGCGTTTCGACTGGACTCCGGGCCTCGAGCAGAAGGACATACTGGGGGCGATGGAATTGTTCGGGGAAAAGGTGCTTTCAGAGGTATGA
- a CDS encoding xanthine dehydrogenase family protein molybdopterin-binding subunit: protein MAQFTTVGRSIRRVEGVEKVTGKARFTADLDFPGLLEGRVLRSPFPHALIESIDVRAAEALPGVHGVLTRESVKDIDPYYGHCLRDRPLIATDRVRYVGEPVVAVAAESGDIADEALSLVRVRYTELPMAAGMDDALAPDAPVLHDTNALVGEYHEMAAVEEEAPRNVCHHERLEDGDVAAGFAEADATFEDTFEFPMICHYSLEPHTAVARFEGDEIALWTSSAHPFLIRAEIAQMFRVPMPNVRVTVPYVGGAFGGKSYFKIEPLAVALARAARGRPVRLAQSISESMLTIRRHSARVRVKTGVRQDGTVVAREAEMYLDTGAYADNGPRVAKRVATRIHGPYRIPHYRIDVYAVYTNTAPAGSMRSIGGPQSIFPLESHMDDVARGLEIDPLAFRLKNLLHRDEELKPGAKPMDADLHMDLRQVAAMVGWDEKRGAPADNLGIAVGVTDSEAMPVSTAILRLLSDGSAVLMAGSTEVGQGARTVLSQVAAEELRIPPERIVMRATNTDVTPFDRSTGASRSTTVMGTAVKFAAEDLREQVRKAAAEAMGCDPGEVTLEDGWAEARGQRMDYGAVVRAYFAMPGGELIGRGYVRAGGGIPAQFPVFWETGMGAAAVTVDEETGEVRVPHYASVADVGLAINRLQAEAQDEGAAMMGMGHTLCESLLYDGGQPLNPNLVDYKVPGFADMPRRFEVSLTENQDGPGPWGAKGMGESGIVAVAPAVANAIARLTGVRIRELPLTPERVWRALNEKD, encoded by the coding sequence ATGGCGCAGTTCACCACAGTCGGCCGCTCCATCCGCCGCGTCGAAGGGGTGGAGAAGGTCACCGGCAAGGCCCGGTTCACGGCCGACCTGGACTTCCCCGGGCTGTTGGAGGGCAGGGTCCTCCGCAGCCCGTTTCCCCATGCCCTGATCGAGAGCATCGATGTGCGCGCGGCCGAGGCGCTCCCGGGCGTCCACGGCGTTCTCACCCGCGAGTCCGTCAAGGACATCGATCCGTATTACGGCCACTGCCTGCGCGACCGGCCACTCATCGCCACCGACCGGGTGCGCTACGTAGGCGAACCGGTGGTGGCGGTTGCGGCCGAAAGCGGCGACATCGCCGACGAGGCGCTGTCCCTGGTACGCGTGCGCTACACGGAGCTTCCGATGGCGGCCGGCATGGACGATGCCCTGGCCCCGGACGCTCCGGTGCTGCACGACACCAACGCCCTGGTCGGGGAATATCACGAGATGGCGGCCGTGGAGGAGGAGGCGCCCCGCAACGTCTGCCATCACGAGCGGTTGGAGGACGGCGACGTGGCCGCCGGTTTCGCGGAGGCCGACGCGACCTTCGAGGACACCTTCGAGTTCCCGATGATCTGCCACTACTCCCTCGAGCCGCACACCGCGGTGGCCCGGTTCGAGGGCGACGAGATCGCGTTGTGGACCTCTTCGGCCCACCCGTTCCTGATCCGCGCCGAGATCGCCCAGATGTTCCGGGTGCCCATGCCCAACGTGCGGGTAACCGTCCCTTACGTGGGCGGCGCCTTCGGCGGCAAGTCCTACTTCAAGATCGAGCCCCTGGCGGTGGCGCTGGCCCGCGCCGCGCGCGGCCGCCCGGTCAGGCTGGCCCAGAGCATCTCCGAGTCCATGCTCACCATCCGGCGCCACTCGGCGCGTGTCCGGGTGAAGACCGGAGTGCGGCAAGACGGCACCGTGGTGGCGCGCGAGGCGGAGATGTACCTGGATACGGGCGCCTACGCGGACAACGGCCCGCGGGTAGCCAAACGCGTGGCCACGCGCATTCATGGCCCCTACCGCATCCCCCACTACCGCATCGACGTGTACGCCGTGTACACCAACACCGCGCCCGCCGGCTCCATGCGCTCCATCGGCGGACCCCAGTCGATCTTCCCGCTGGAGTCCCACATGGATGACGTCGCGAGGGGCCTGGAGATCGACCCGCTGGCGTTCCGCCTCAAGAACCTGTTGCACCGCGACGAGGAGTTGAAGCCCGGCGCCAAGCCCATGGACGCCGATCTGCACATGGATCTTCGCCAGGTGGCCGCCATGGTGGGCTGGGACGAGAAGCGGGGCGCGCCGGCCGACAACCTGGGCATCGCCGTGGGCGTCACCGACTCCGAGGCCATGCCCGTGTCCACCGCCATCCTGCGCCTCCTGAGCGACGGCAGCGCGGTGCTTATGGCGGGCAGCACGGAGGTGGGGCAGGGGGCGCGCACGGTGCTGAGCCAGGTCGCCGCCGAGGAGCTCCGCATTCCGCCGGAACGGATCGTCATGCGCGCCACCAATACCGACGTGACGCCCTTCGACCGCTCTACGGGCGCGAGCCGTTCCACTACCGTGATGGGCACCGCGGTCAAGTTCGCCGCCGAGGATCTGCGCGAGCAGGTTCGCAAGGCCGCGGCCGAGGCCATGGGTTGCGATCCCGGCGAGGTGACCCTGGAGGACGGCTGGGCCGAAGCCCGCGGGCAGCGCATGGACTACGGCGCCGTGGTGCGGGCCTACTTCGCCATGCCCGGCGGCGAGCTCATCGGTCGCGGCTACGTGCGTGCTGGCGGCGGCATCCCCGCGCAGTTCCCGGTGTTCTGGGAAACCGGCATGGGCGCCGCGGCGGTCACCGTGGACGAAGAGACCGGCGAGGTGCGGGTGCCGCACTACGCCAGCGTCGCCGACGTGGGCTTGGCCATCAACCGCCTCCAGGCCGAGGCCCAGGACGAGGGCGCCGCCATGATGGGCATGGGCCACACCCTGTGCGAGAGCCTGCTCTACGACGGCGGCCAACCCCTCAACCCCAACCTCGTCGACTACAAGGTGCCGGGCTTCGCCGACATGCCGCGCCGTTTCGAGGTGTCGCTCACGGAGAACCAGGACGGCCCGGGCCCCTGGGGCGCCAAGGGGATGGGCGAATCCGGCATCGTGGCCGTGGCGCCGGCCGTGGCCAACGCCATCGCTCGGCTGACCGGCGTACGAATTCGTGAGTTGCCTCTAACGCCGGAGCGCGTCTGGCGGGCTTTGAACGAAAAAGACTGA
- a CDS encoding cupin domain-containing protein — protein MPKEEREFFNTDTIDWRPVGAGSGATAEGIMEKILSEDPDTGDYARMVNFPAGVATDETVVHDFWEEVIILEGSLIDTRLNQEFTKGMYGCRPPGMVHGPYKSPNGCITFECRYYKK, from the coding sequence ATGCCAAAGGAAGAGCGAGAGTTTTTCAACACCGACACCATCGACTGGCGCCCCGTGGGGGCCGGCTCGGGTGCCACGGCCGAAGGGATCATGGAGAAGATCCTGAGCGAGGACCCGGACACGGGCGACTACGCCCGCATGGTCAACTTCCCCGCCGGCGTGGCGACAGACGAGACCGTCGTGCATGATTTCTGGGAGGAGGTCATCATCCTCGAGGGCAGCCTCATCGACACCCGCCTCAACCAGGAGTTCACCAAGGGCATGTACGGCTGCCGCCCGCCGGGCATGGTGCACGGGCCCTACAAGAGCCCCAACGGCTGCATCACGTTCGAGTGCCGCTACTACAAGAAGTGA
- a CDS encoding carbon-nitrogen family hydrolase yields MSDNQERRIRVASIQMGMDDGGKASNIQRAASLIDGVDGADLILLPEIWNVGYFAFDDYSAESESLSGPTVSMLCEKAAAKGVFLFGGSFVEEDGGAYYNTSVFIGREGEILGTYRKIHLFGYQSEEARLLTRGQAPTVVDTELGKFGLSTCYDLRFPELYRQMAVAGAEVFLVASAWPYPRLEAWLLLNRVRALENQVYLVSSNCTGANRGKAFVGHSTVADPWGTSRAAAGDGECVVRAELDLGAIPEIRTTFSAFKDRVLID; encoded by the coding sequence ATGAGTGACAATCAAGAACGGCGGATTCGCGTGGCCTCCATCCAGATGGGCATGGACGACGGCGGCAAGGCGTCCAATATCCAGCGCGCCGCGTCACTCATCGACGGCGTGGACGGCGCCGACCTGATCCTGTTGCCCGAGATCTGGAACGTCGGCTATTTCGCTTTCGACGACTACAGCGCCGAGAGCGAGAGCCTTTCCGGTCCCACCGTGTCCATGCTGTGCGAGAAGGCCGCGGCCAAGGGCGTTTTCCTCTTCGGCGGCAGCTTCGTGGAGGAGGACGGCGGCGCGTACTACAACACCAGCGTGTTCATCGGCCGCGAGGGCGAGATCCTCGGCACCTACCGCAAGATCCATCTCTTCGGGTACCAGTCCGAAGAGGCGCGGTTGCTGACGCGGGGGCAGGCGCCGACGGTGGTGGACACCGAGCTTGGAAAGTTCGGGCTGTCCACCTGCTACGATCTGCGCTTCCCGGAACTGTACCGCCAGATGGCCGTCGCCGGGGCGGAGGTCTTCCTGGTGGCCTCGGCGTGGCCGTATCCGCGGCTCGAAGCCTGGCTCCTGCTGAACCGGGTCCGCGCGCTGGAGAACCAAGTCTACCTGGTCTCCAGCAACTGCACCGGCGCCAACCGGGGCAAGGCTTTCGTCGGACACAGCACGGTGGCCGACCCCTGGGGCACGTCGCGGGCAGCCGCCGGCGACGGCGAGTGCGTGGTGCGGGCGGAGCTGGACCTGGGAGCGATTCCGGAGATCCGGACCACGTTCTCGGCGTTCAAGGACCGGGTTCTCATCGACTAA
- a CDS encoding DUF2848 family protein, giving the protein MQTLHLAVVDADGGQSDLEFPVARILDAGFTGKNREGAMKHVEELKAHGVAAPDRIPAYFAVTREMVTTDDEIEVLGDDTSGEVEVVFLFKGDEVYIAVGSDHTDRELEKDSIPKSKVICAKVVSREVWKLADVKPHWERLKLQSWIDVDGQRTLYQEGSLADFLTVDDFLDGVRSVVKDGALDGMVLYMGTMPSLGGELLFSPTFEGRLSDDVLGRELSFRYSIRPIDWLA; this is encoded by the coding sequence GTGCAAACGTTGCATCTAGCGGTAGTCGACGCCGACGGAGGCCAGTCGGACCTCGAGTTCCCGGTGGCGCGGATACTGGACGCGGGCTTCACCGGGAAGAACCGGGAAGGGGCCATGAAGCACGTCGAGGAGCTCAAGGCCCACGGCGTGGCCGCGCCGGACCGCATACCCGCCTATTTCGCGGTGACCCGGGAGATGGTCACCACCGACGACGAGATCGAGGTGCTGGGCGACGACACGTCCGGCGAGGTGGAGGTGGTGTTCCTGTTCAAGGGCGACGAGGTCTACATCGCGGTGGGCAGCGATCACACCGACCGTGAGCTTGAGAAGGACAGTATCCCCAAGTCCAAGGTCATCTGCGCCAAGGTGGTGTCCCGTGAGGTATGGAAGCTCGCGGACGTGAAGCCTCACTGGGAACGGCTGAAGCTCCAGAGCTGGATCGACGTGGACGGGCAGCGAACGCTCTACCAGGAAGGGTCCCTGGCCGACTTTCTGACCGTCGACGACTTTCTCGACGGCGTGAGGTCCGTGGTGAAGGACGGGGCGCTGGACGGCATGGTGCTGTACATGGGGACCATGCCCAGCCTGGGCGGCGAGCTCCTGTTCTCGCCCACCTTCGAGGGCCGGCTGTCCGACGACGTCCTCGGGCGCGAGTTGTCGTTCCGCTACAGCATCCGCCCCATCGACTGGCTCGCGTAG
- a CDS encoding TIGR03619 family F420-dependent LLM class oxidoreductase: MSLKLGITIPTYTWPDMDYHMAQTVVQEYSRRTEALGFESLTVWDHLTDAPGLYGGSWMDPLICLSAAAACTERIKLGTHILVLPLRHPVLLAKEIATLDYISGGRFFFGVGPGWSKPEFDAMGIDLRERGRRTDEILDACKLLLTEKHVSFKGEFFEFDDVTIDPMPPKYPEVWVAGGSRIPDKLSPDKPYMVKTVMQRIARHADVFTCRASGKLEWVKRDFDTVSEFLKSVGRDPATLGFGHVQATWVVDTQDPEEALRLQRPHMERMMGSNRSWDHLQECYMVGSIDQIVEKLRILENAGMEHVTLQPAGPDIEQVELIADKIMPHFA; the protein is encoded by the coding sequence GTGAGTCTCAAGCTTGGCATCACCATCCCTACCTATACGTGGCCGGACATGGACTACCATATGGCGCAAACCGTCGTGCAGGAGTATTCCCGGCGCACCGAGGCGCTGGGGTTCGAGTCCCTGACCGTGTGGGACCATCTGACGGACGCGCCCGGGCTCTACGGCGGCTCGTGGATGGACCCGCTCATCTGCCTCTCGGCCGCGGCCGCGTGCACCGAGCGCATCAAGCTGGGCACCCACATCCTGGTGCTGCCGCTGCGTCATCCGGTGTTGCTGGCCAAGGAGATCGCCACCCTGGACTACATCTCCGGCGGGCGCTTTTTCTTCGGCGTGGGACCGGGTTGGAGCAAGCCCGAGTTCGACGCCATGGGCATCGACCTGCGCGAGCGGGGGCGCCGCACCGACGAGATCCTGGACGCGTGCAAGCTGCTGCTCACCGAGAAGCACGTGTCGTTCAAGGGCGAGTTCTTCGAGTTCGACGATGTCACCATCGATCCCATGCCGCCCAAGTACCCGGAGGTCTGGGTGGCGGGCGGCTCGCGCATTCCCGACAAGCTCTCACCCGACAAGCCTTACATGGTGAAGACCGTGATGCAGCGCATCGCCAGGCACGCCGACGTCTTCACGTGCCGCGCCTCGGGCAAGCTGGAGTGGGTCAAGCGCGACTTCGACACCGTCTCCGAATTCCTCAAGTCCGTCGGACGCGATCCCGCCACCCTGGGCTTCGGCCACGTGCAGGCCACCTGGGTTGTGGACACCCAGGACCCGGAAGAGGCGCTGCGGCTCCAGCGGCCGCACATGGAGCGCATGATGGGCAGCAACCGAAGCTGGGATCACTTGCAGGAGTGCTACATGGTCGGCAGCATCGACCAGATCGTGGAGAAGCTGAGAATACTGGAGAACGCCGGCATGGAGCACGTCACGCTGCAACCCGCCGGTCCCGACATCGAGCAGGTGGAGTTGATCGCGGACAAGATCATGCCGCATTTCGCGTAG
- a CDS encoding amidohydrolase family protein yields the protein MASVPIIDADGHILEDNDELEDYFEGPYEGHRRHKVFGLFPSLDGWPRGAVKGVKKASQTSPESWLEFINGAGIEAAVLYPTAGLGFGLIQDSDWACALARAYNNWFHDKYTRTSPRLKGVAILPVHDVPAAVEELRHAVTEQGMVGGLLPAVNVLHKGFGHSDFHPLYEEAQRLDTPLAIHGAPSQGLGFDYLQTMSMIHTLEHPIAQMIQMASMVLDGVFELFPKLRVGYLEAGAGWVPYMMERMDDKFHVDRKRKHFPLKKLPSEYVKEGNVFVTCELDEKILDVVARELGEDTLMYPSDFPHEKAVTEFGTDIPEFLERPDLSQGLKQKILYDNAKRFYGLS from the coding sequence ATGGCAAGCGTTCCGATCATCGACGCGGACGGGCACATTCTCGAGGACAACGACGAGCTCGAAGACTACTTCGAAGGCCCGTACGAGGGACACCGCAGGCACAAGGTGTTCGGGCTGTTTCCGTCGCTGGACGGCTGGCCGCGGGGCGCGGTCAAGGGGGTGAAAAAGGCGAGCCAGACCTCACCCGAGAGCTGGCTGGAGTTCATCAACGGGGCCGGCATCGAGGCGGCGGTGCTCTATCCCACCGCGGGCTTGGGCTTCGGCCTGATCCAGGACTCGGACTGGGCGTGTGCGCTGGCGCGCGCCTACAACAACTGGTTCCACGACAAGTACACGCGCACGAGTCCGCGCCTCAAGGGCGTCGCCATTCTGCCGGTGCACGACGTGCCCGCGGCCGTGGAGGAGTTGCGCCACGCGGTGACCGAGCAGGGCATGGTGGGCGGCCTCCTGCCCGCCGTCAACGTGCTGCACAAGGGCTTCGGCCATTCCGACTTCCACCCGCTCTACGAGGAGGCGCAGCGCCTGGACACCCCGCTGGCCATCCACGGCGCCCCGAGCCAGGGGCTGGGCTTCGACTACCTCCAGACCATGTCCATGATCCACACCCTGGAGCACCCCATCGCACAGATGATTCAGATGGCCAGCATGGTGCTGGACGGCGTGTTCGAGTTGTTCCCGAAGCTGCGGGTGGGCTACCTGGAGGCCGGCGCCGGCTGGGTCCCGTACATGATGGAACGCATGGACGACAAGTTCCACGTGGACCGCAAGCGCAAGCACTTCCCGCTGAAGAAGCTCCCCAGCGAGTACGTGAAGGAAGGCAACGTATTCGTCACCTGCGAGCTGGACGAGAAGATCCTCGACGTGGTGGCACGGGAACTGGGCGAGGACACCCTGATGTACCCGTCGGACTTTCCGCACGAGAAGGCGGTAACGGAGTTCGGCACCGACATCCCCGAGTTCCTGGAACGCCCGGACCTGTCCCAGGGCCTCAAGCAGAAGATCCTCTACGACAACGCCAAGCGGTTCTACGGGCTCTCGTAG
- a CDS encoding carboxyltransferase — translation MKEIHFVDTTLRDGPSSLWAMSIRTDMMLPVAAQMDEAGFLAMEIIASAFFKKCVRELKDDPWARVRRVKERVPKTPLRLIRNRYMAAFQHTPAAVQQLWLERLAANGISEARTSDPSNTPAVWAEQVRTATAAGLETIVNLIFSISPKHTDEYYAERTRAAVKLPVKRICLKDPGGLLTPDRTRSLAPVVLENAGDVPVEFHTHCNSGLGPLCTLDAIEAGIPIINAALPPLSDGSSNPSLFNITRNARALGYDPVIDEERLRPVSEHFTRVAKEEGFPTGEPLHYDAYHFEHQVPGGMISNLRHQLANIGMGDRLGEVLDEACRVREEFGYPIMVTPYSQFVGSQCAINVILGKRYEQVTDEVIQYAMGLWGEEEASSMDPDVRDRILDRPRARELRSWQPPDTSVKELREKIGGPGVSDDELLLRYFTSEDDVRAMQQAPPRSRSNGGLVGLIRSLTERSETKQIYIRRPDLSVRLG, via the coding sequence ATGAAAGAGATCCACTTCGTCGACACCACGCTGCGCGACGGCCCTTCCAGCCTGTGGGCCATGAGCATCCGCACGGACATGATGCTGCCCGTGGCCGCGCAAATGGACGAGGCCGGCTTCCTGGCCATGGAGATCATCGCCTCGGCCTTCTTCAAGAAGTGCGTGCGCGAGCTCAAGGACGACCCCTGGGCGCGCGTGCGAAGGGTCAAGGAGCGGGTGCCCAAGACCCCGCTGCGGCTCATCCGCAACCGCTACATGGCCGCGTTCCAGCACACACCGGCGGCGGTGCAGCAGCTCTGGCTGGAACGGTTGGCGGCCAACGGCATCAGCGAGGCCCGGACTTCCGATCCGTCCAACACGCCGGCGGTGTGGGCCGAGCAAGTGCGGACCGCAACCGCCGCCGGCCTCGAAACCATCGTCAACCTGATCTTTTCCATCTCGCCCAAGCACACCGATGAGTATTACGCGGAGCGCACCCGCGCGGCCGTGAAGCTCCCGGTCAAGCGCATCTGCCTCAAGGACCCGGGTGGCCTGCTCACTCCGGACCGCACGCGCTCACTGGCGCCGGTGGTGCTGGAGAACGCCGGCGACGTCCCCGTGGAGTTCCACACGCATTGCAACAGCGGCCTCGGGCCCCTGTGCACCCTGGACGCCATCGAGGCGGGCATTCCCATCATCAACGCGGCGTTGCCGCCGCTGTCGGACGGCTCGTCCAACCCGTCGCTCTTCAACATCACGCGCAACGCCCGCGCCCTGGGCTACGACCCGGTCATCGACGAGGAGCGCCTACGGCCGGTGTCGGAGCACTTCACCCGGGTGGCCAAGGAGGAGGGGTTCCCCACCGGCGAGCCGCTCCACTACGATGCCTACCACTTCGAGCACCAGGTCCCCGGCGGCATGATCTCCAACCTGCGCCACCAGCTCGCCAATATCGGTATGGGCGACCGCCTCGGCGAGGTGCTGGACGAGGCCTGCCGCGTGCGGGAAGAGTTCGGCTATCCCATCATGGTGACGCCGTACTCCCAATTCGTGGGCAGCCAGTGCGCGATCAACGTGATCCTGGGCAAGCGCTACGAGCAGGTCACCGACGAGGTGATCCAGTACGCCATGGGCCTGTGGGGCGAGGAGGAGGCTTCGTCCATGGACCCGGACGTGCGCGACCGGATACTGGACCGGCCGCGGGCCAGGGAACTGCGGAGCTGGCAGCCGCCCGACACCTCGGTCAAGGAACTCAGGGAGAAGATCGGCGGCCCGGGCGTGTCCGACGACGAGTTGCTGCTGCGCTACTTCACCTCCGAGGACGACGTGCGCGCCATGCAGCAGGCGCCGCCGCGGTCACGGAGCAACGGCGGGCTGGTAGGGCTGATACGGTCGCTGACGGAGCGCTCCGAGACGAAGCAGATCTATATCCGCAGGCCCGACCTGTCGGTGCGGCTGGGTTAG
- a CDS encoding HlyD family secretion protein, whose translation MAATESSKKRWLAWTAIAMLLIVAGVGGWIWSSLGYITTDDARVKADIVTISTEVPGRIGALHKDEGDAVKPGEVMVELDTRGIRIRIEQHKAAVDYARGQLVQAERELSHAGDAQQRQIREAAMLARKARVREAEAALQELGFRLGLMTLRSPVQGLVVKKNAHRGEFVQPGQPVFMVVDSSRYWVEANVDETQIRFVKPGSTATVRLDSYPGVQFDGEVTDVGGATTSEFSLFSPQKLTGVFIKSTQKLPVKIAVKDTDGTLRVGMLAVVRIEKPEGRQEGLHAGGTGQ comes from the coding sequence ATGGCTGCAACCGAATCGAGCAAGAAGAGATGGCTCGCGTGGACCGCGATCGCGATGTTGCTGATCGTGGCCGGGGTGGGCGGTTGGATATGGTCGTCGCTGGGCTACATCACCACCGACGACGCCCGGGTCAAGGCCGACATCGTCACCATCAGCACGGAGGTGCCCGGCCGCATCGGCGCGCTGCACAAGGACGAGGGTGACGCGGTCAAGCCCGGCGAGGTCATGGTGGAGCTCGACACGCGCGGGATACGCATCCGTATCGAGCAGCACAAGGCGGCGGTGGACTACGCCCGCGGCCAGTTGGTGCAGGCGGAGCGGGAGCTGAGCCACGCGGGCGACGCGCAACAGCGCCAGATCCGGGAAGCCGCCATGCTGGCCAGGAAGGCGCGCGTGCGCGAGGCCGAGGCGGCCTTGCAGGAGCTTGGGTTCCGGCTCGGGTTGATGACGCTGCGCAGTCCGGTGCAGGGCCTGGTGGTAAAGAAGAACGCGCACCGGGGCGAGTTCGTGCAGCCGGGCCAGCCCGTGTTCATGGTGGTGGACTCCAGCCGCTACTGGGTGGAAGCGAACGTGGACGAGACGCAGATCCGCTTCGTCAAGCCGGGCAGCACGGCCACAGTCCGGCTGGATTCGTATCCGGGCGTCCAGTTCGACGGGGAGGTCACGGACGTGGGCGGCGCCACCACCTCGGAGTTCTCGCTTTTCTCGCCGCAAAAGCTCACCGGGGTGTTCATCAAGTCCACGCAGAAACTGCCGGTCAAGATCGCGGTGAAGGACACCGACGGCACTCTCCGCGTCGGCATGCTCGCGGTGGTGCGGATCGAGAAGCCCGAAGGCCGCCAGGAAGGGCTGCACGCCGGTGGTACAGGCCAGTAA